AAAAATATTCCACCAACAGTGAACTGGGGACAGTGTGAACTCAGGAGGCAGGGTTTTTTTGAATAACACTCCGAAGTTGCAAACCGAAATATTTGTGTATTTAATTTAAACCTCTTAAAGCAGGTTCAAATAAAGTAGGAGCGTCGTATTCCATGCGTTATTTGGATACCAGTATTAGCTGGAAAGAGACCAATTATATTATGGTAAATTAGGTGGCACCACGGATAAGCGTCAATTCGTCCTATTATTAAGACGAATTGACGCTGTTTTTATATCTAAAACAAATTATGAAAAGTCGGCTGACTACACTTTTGCAGGAGAATCAAAACTTCAGTATTTCAGCTTTGTAAATAAAATTCAAAAAGATATTTATTAAACTTATTGTATTAGGAGGAATATTATATGTGTACGATCATGTGTTATACAGGAACAGATATGAAACATGGAAAATTTGCAGAGGCTCTTCAAAGAACGGAGTCCAGAGGGCCGGACATGATGGAAATTCTTACTTTGCCCTCCGGTATTTTGGGATTTCAAAGACTTTCTATTATGGATTTAACTTTTAGCGGAATGCAGCCATTTACCAGAAAAATGGATGCAGCTATCTGTAACGGTGAAATCTACGGCTTCCGTGAGATCAAAAAAGATCTTATAAAAAAAGGACATAGATTTATTTCCGATAGTGACTGCGAAATATTACTTCCCATGTATTATGAATACGGACTAGATATGTTTTCAAAATTAGATGCGGAATTTGCAACTATTATCTACGATGGAAAAAAGGACAGCTACATTGCAGCCCGTGATCCAATTGGAATTCGTCCTCTATTTTATGGCTATTCTGAATCAGGTAAAATTATATTTGCAAGTGAAGCAAAAAATTTAATTGGTCTTACAGACAAAATTATACCATTTCCACCAGGACATTATTATACTGACGGTAAATTCACATGTTATTGTGATATAGCAGCAAAAGAGGGGGACTATTGTAAAGATGATCTGGAAATTATCTTCAATAAAATTCATGATAAATTAGCGGCCGCTGTGGAAAAACGCATGGACGCCGATGCTCCTGTAGGTTTCTTATTAAGCGGCGGCTTAGACAGCTCATTGGTATGTGCAATTGCCCAAAAAATGAATCCTAAAAAACCGATTAGAACATTTTCTGTAGGTATGACTGAAGATGCCATTGACTTAAAATATGCAAAAGAAGTTGCAGATTATATTCACAGTGATCATACCGTTGTCTATATGACAAAAGAAGAGGTGCTCAAGTCACTGGACGAAGTTATTAAAATTCTTGGAACCTACGATATTACCACAATAAGAGCAAGTATGGGAATGTATTTAATCTGCAAGAAAATACATGAAATTTCTGATATAAGAGTTCTTCTCACCGGTGAAATTTCCGACGAATTATTCGGATATAAATATACTGATTTTGCCCCAAATGCGGAAGAATTTCAGAAGGAATCGCAAAAGAGAATTCGAGAACTTTATATGTACGATGTACTTCGTGCAGACCGCTGCATCAGCTCAAATTCCTTAGAAGCAAGAGTACCCTTTGGAGATTTGGACTTCGTAAAGTATGTTATGTCCATAGACCCTGAAAAGAAATTAAACAAATACAACATGGGTAAATATCTTTTAAGACGTTCATTTGAAGGAAGTTATCTGCCACATGATATCTTATACCGGGAAAAAGCAGCATTTAGTGATGCTGTAGGTCATTCCATGGTGGACTATTTAAAGGAATATGCAGAAACATTCTATAGTGACGAAGAATTTGAAAAAATATGTGAGAACTATGAATATCATGCTAGACCATTTACAAAGGAATCATTGTTATATAGGGAAATTTTTGAAAAATACTATTCAGGACAAGCAGAAATGATAGTAAACTTTTGGATGCCGAATAAAGAATGGGAAGGCTGTGACGTAAATGATCCTAGTGCCAGAGTATTGTCAAATTACGGTGCCAGCGGTAAGTAATTTATGACAAATAACCAGCATGCCAGACTATTAAGTTAGTAACATGCTGGTTTGCTTATAGCCTGTCCTTAAATAAATTTGCCCATTCATTTGCCACAGCATTTTTTGTACTTTTTACCACTGCCACAGGGACAAGGGTCATTTCTTCCCACTTTAGGTTCTTCTCTTATGTAAGTATCTTGAATCCTCTGCCAAAGATCACAATTCCCGTTATTTCCTACATTATTAAATAACTTTTCCCCCCCTATGCCTTCAAGGGCCATTTCAAGCCTGCCTCCACGGCTTTTAAAATATTTCTCATGCTCTTTAATCATTTTATTTCTCTCACTACCATTAAATGCTTTTTCAAAAAAATCTTTTAACTCCTCATATAAATTAAAATATTTTTTTGAAAGTGATATAACATATTTTCTATATTTATTTATATGCGTTAAAAATTGATGCTCCGCCCCACGAATATAAAGTTCTGAGCCCATTGACTCCTCAGGCAATATTTTACTAGTTACAAAACTCACAAAATCTTCATGGTACTCCTCATCTTTTTCCAAACTCAAAAGTTCTTCTTGAAATTTACAGAATCTATCCACCTTCAATTTAAGTTTTCTTATTTCTTCATTACCCGATGTAATTTTTTCTGCCTTTTCTAAGATTTCTTCAGCAAGTCCAAACATTTCGGCTTCAACCATTCGTTTGGAAATCATAAGTAATATCCATGCTACATGTTCTTTTTCATCTTCTTGTTTAATTACTTCATCTGATAACTTTTCAAGATTTTCTTTCATACTTTCAAAATTACCTTCTTTTAAATCTATAATGAAAATGGCAAGGTAAGCACTTATAATAAAGTTTTCATTTTCTTTTCTTTCAATTAATTCATAAAGGACTTCCTTAGCTTCTTTAATATTGTTTCCTTCCATGTGTGCCTGGCTAAGACCCAACCATAAGGAAATATTGTCTTCATCTAATTCTATGGCTTTTTCAAAACTTTTAATTGCTTTTTTATGCCATCCCCTCATTAAATATGTCTTAGCTAGATATCCGGCAAAACTTGCATTATCAGGTTCTGCTTTCACAAGTTCTTCAAATATCTTTATGGCCTTACCATTATTGTTATTTTCAATACATACCTCCCCAAGAAGACTTTGTATTACCAATATATCTGGAAACTCCTTATGTAATTCCTCTAAAATTTTAATAGCCTTTTGATTTTTACCTTTTTTAAAAAGTTCATTTGCAGCATCAAATCTTCCTTTGGCATCGCCAGGCACATTAATAAAACTATCATATTCTTTTCTAGTTTTTTCATTACTTAATATTTCATAGGCCTTTCGAATTTCCATAAACTTTTCTGAAAATCTTTCTGACGGGTATTTTCTCACCATTTTGAAATAAGATTTTTTTATTT
This genomic interval from Clostridium kluyveri contains the following:
- the asnB gene encoding asparagine synthase B; protein product: MCTIMCYTGTDMKHGKFAEALQRTESRGPDMMEILTLPSGILGFQRLSIMDLTFSGMQPFTRKMDAAICNGEIYGFREIKKDLIKKGHRFISDSDCEILLPMYYEYGLDMFSKLDAEFATIIYDGKKDSYIAARDPIGIRPLFYGYSESGKIIFASEAKNLIGLTDKIIPFPPGHYYTDGKFTCYCDIAAKEGDYCKDDLEIIFNKIHDKLAAAVEKRMDADAPVGFLLSGGLDSSLVCAIAQKMNPKKPIRTFSVGMTEDAIDLKYAKEVADYIHSDHTVVYMTKEEVLKSLDEVIKILGTYDITTIRASMGMYLICKKIHEISDIRVLLTGEISDELFGYKYTDFAPNAEEFQKESQKRIRELYMYDVLRADRCISSNSLEARVPFGDLDFVKYVMSIDPEKKLNKYNMGKYLLRRSFEGSYLPHDILYREKAAFSDAVGHSMVDYLKEYAETFYSDEEFEKICENYEYHARPFTKESLLYREIFEKYYSGQAEMIVNFWMPNKEWEGCDVNDPSARVLSNYGASGK
- a CDS encoding tetratricopeptide repeat protein, which gives rise to MNTYYDILEIGQDTNSAQIKKSYFKMVRKYPSERFSEKFMEIRKAYEILSNEKTRKEYDSFINVPGDAKGRFDAANELFKKGKNQKAIKILEELHKEFPDILVIQSLLGEVCIENNNNGKAIKIFEELVKAEPDNASFAGYLAKTYLMRGWHKKAIKSFEKAIELDEDNISLWLGLSQAHMEGNNIKEAKEVLYELIERKENENFIISAYLAIFIIDLKEGNFESMKENLEKLSDEVIKQEDEKEHVAWILLMISKRMVEAEMFGLAEEILEKAEKITSGNEEIRKLKLKVDRFCKFQEELLSLEKDEEYHEDFVSFVTSKILPEESMGSELYIRGAEHQFLTHINKYRKYVISLSKKYFNLYEELKDFFEKAFNGSERNKMIKEHEKYFKSRGGRLEMALEGIGGEKLFNNVGNNGNCDLWQRIQDTYIREEPKVGRNDPCPCGSGKKYKKCCGK